A segment of the Sphaerodactylus townsendi isolate TG3544 unplaced genomic scaffold, MPM_Stown_v2.3 scaffold_1645, whole genome shotgun sequence genome:
TGCATCTAATGAAGTCTTCCCCATTAAGCCCCAATCTCCCCATCAGCCCTGCGACAACACACCTGGCACGCCGGCTTCAGCTCGCTCCAGCCCCGGGCCGCCCGCTCGCACTTTGTGCGCCCCGCCTTCGCCAAGAGGGCCCACGGTAAACTGGAAGGGGCTTCCGGGAACGTGCTGCCCCTTGTATTTGACGCTGACCGAGTGGATGCCCGTCTCGGTGGGTACGAAGCGGATGCAGTACGTGTTGTTCTCGGCTTCCAAGATCTCTGCATCGTGGGACTTGCCCGACGGGCTCGTCACTTGGGCGGTCATGTCTCTGATGTTAATTTCTGAAGAGGAGGACACCGGCAAAGTATAAAGTGGAGCTGCTCTGGCAAGATGAGaagtctatagtcttcttgcactcactgcaaccttctatcacccTTGGAAAAGAAtgctctccactcaagatgttctttccacaggaaggtttTCACTTTTggagttgcaaggttacacaagtctattctatacaagactattgtactatacagaactcttcatcaatGACAAAGTTCAACATACACAGAACTTAACTTAGTCTCAACTCTATCTCAGCATATAGAAacgcatacatcagggatacttttccccgcccaggcctcagccctctcattggtctagaattacagttgaattcaccaatcacgttggccatgctggcaggggctgatgggaattgtagtccataacatctggagtgccaaaggttcgccaccactgccctagactgactgtctccgtcttCTGGGTTGGCAAactttctgctaacttgaaatgaccttttatgtgaacttttcactcttttttatatatcatgacaggcgAGAGGCCAAAACCTGGGTTACTGTAATGGATGAACACAACTCTGCAAGTTCCCGGCTCTCCATTTGCACCACATGGGGCTAGGGATCAAGATTTGCTACCCTTCCTCAGGTGGGACAAGAATACTCCCTGGCACACATACAAcacggcatggtgtagtggttaaaagcagtggaatctaatctggagaagtggggttgattccccactcctctccaagagtggcagactctgatcttgtgaactggatttgtttcctcgcccAAGGGGATAAATCAGGGGTGGCcaccctatggcactccagatgttcatggactacaattcccatcagcccctgccagcatggccaattgggaattgttcatggccaaatgggaatcgtagtccatgaacatctgaagcgccagaggttggccacccctgggatacataaagcctgctgggtgacctttctctgaactctctcagccccacctgcctcacaaggtgtctgttgtggggagaggaagggaaaggagtttgtaagctgcctggagtctccttataggagagaaaggcggggtataaatccaaactcttcttctactgaatCAAACTATTGATCCATTGAGGCCAATAATAGCATATCacttttagtttagtttattggatgtatatcccgccctttcccgtTCAAGaacaggctcaaggcagcttacaaacaataTAATACAAATTTTCTATACAAACAGAACACCCAACAATTAAAATACTCCCTGGAGCCATATTATTGTCTAATAATACAACACATTTCTGACTGGTTGACCCAGGAGGAGGGACCTACACCGTGACATTGTCCAACCCAACCCACCCATCCCATAATAACTGgtggaaaaataataatagagaggGTTCGGGAGGCCAGGACACACCTGGATCTGTTCAGAGGAAGGCcaggacagctttaaaaagggctttaaaaagggcttggacagatttatggaggagaagtcgatctatggctaccaatcttgatcctccttgatctgagattgcaaatgccttagcagaccaggtgctcaggagcagcagcagcagaaggccattgctttcaccgcctgcatgtgagctcccaaaggcacctggtgggccactgcgagtagcagagtgctggactagatggactctggtctgatccagcaggctagttcttatgttcaggacACATCGGCCACGCTAATCTTTCAACCATAAAGGCGGCCATAGACGACCACATTTTGAGCTGCAATGCCAAGTTGCCCCTTTGGAGCATGATGCTCAAGCAGGCGTTCACAGAAGATGCCCTCAGGAATATGTGCTCCTGCTCCTAAAAAACCGTAAGCAGTTCTGAGCTCCTTAGTGGCGTagtggagcagcagcggcgtagtggttaagagcaggtgcattctaatctggagggaccgagtttgattccctgctctgccacttgaggtgtggaggcttatctggggagttcagattagcctgtgcactccaacacacgccagctggaagacttggggctagtcacaactcttctgagctctctcagccccacccacctcacagggtgtttgttgtggggggggggggggaagggaaaggagtttgtaagcccctttgagtctcctacaggagagaaaggagggctataaatccaaactcttcttcttcttcttagcttcaCTTGAGCTTTCTTATTACACACATTACAGAAAGCCAGCGGCAGCCGTCCAGTGTAAACAGCTCTCAGCTAGAAGAATGCTGCCGTCAGGCTCTGGAGCTGCAGCAATGATTCAACTTCGACTGTGGCTCTTCTTTCCCTTATAAGTCAAACGGTGGGCAGAGTGTAACCACACCCCGATTCATGCtgggaagagctccaagccgaccatGCCAGCCCCTCCGCCTGCACAGATCATCGGCTTGGAGAAGCGGAAGGACTCTAGTTGAAGATTCCCAGCTCTTGCGCTACCACCAGGGGCACGGGACAGAGGCACAGAACCCGCTCGtcggagagaaaagaaaggagcaCAATGCTGAAGATTGCTGGCTTATTGCCCCTCCCCACCGGTGCTGCTTGGCTGAGCAAGGAGGCTGCTTGGGGGAGAGGAAAGTGTCAAATTTGGCTGAGCAACATGGGGGGACACAAGCCCAGCCAGGTTTCCCGAAGTCCTCTCTTGTGCATGCAGTACTGGCAATGGTGGCGAGCACGGCCAAGTTGTTGCGCATCCCTGCAGAGTTCTCAAGGCGAGAGACAAACAGgtcctttgccattgcctgcctctgcgcagCGACCCTGCATTTCctcgatggtctcccatccacttaCTAACATGGGCCAACTCTGCTgaagtttctaagatctgatgagattgggctcaGCTGGCCCATCCAGGCCAAAAGAAGGGCCCCggggtcatttgccattgcctgcctctgcgtagtgaccctggacttcgccagcagtctcccatctaagtattaaccagctggtagtctcccatccatgtactaaccagtgctaactctgcttaacttcagagatcaagctagcctgggccagccagtTCAGGGCGCAGGCACCCCTATTAAACTCGGTCTCGAACAAGTTTTGCTTTTCAAGTTTCTGGTAACAACAGGTAAgacacaaaatgtttttttcagacACCCTTGCCCCAAAACAGAGCAGAAAATTAACCCCATTTCCCGCTTGACTTGTGCAAGCATGAAACACATCGGCCTGACCCGTGTACTCCCTAAAAACTGTCTTGTCCACaagaaaaatccagttgcaagTTCCTTTTTATAGCACACGACTGGCACAAGATTCAATAATGTGCAGCTGTAAGCAGGCCAGAAAGGAAGAGCAGAAAATATCAAAACTGGCAACGAGTCGCATCctgttggaaaactgaaagagaacttAACACAGGATTCTTGGAAGATAGAGAATGAGCTGCAATGGCCAAATCTTGCAAACAGACGGCCAAAACAAGAGTTTgctgagaaatgggaactgcatttcttatttgaggctgaatcgatTTTGTAAGAATAACAACAATAGTAAGAcaagaggtggagctaccaggggaccggggggtgcgtgttgcaccgggcgcacgcctggggagGAGGGAATCGCGCACCCCGCACTTACTTACCTtcttgaaacagtgcaggctggagaagcggccaattcccttcaggctgaaaacggtccaagggtctcatgggaagtgtcattcccaccaggccgttttcagcctgaagggaacaggctgcttctccagcctgcactaaggtaaggggagggggggaggcaggatgCTGTGGAGGTCGTCGGGGGTGGCGCAGtgccgggagggggaggggcacggaaaacacagagtgcatacCGGGCGCACtcggcccagctatgcctctataGCAAGAATATTAATGTTCtcaagtactggagattaacttagacgagctgaagaagctgcaaaaacatctgacgtatttgatggggcattttaatttagagattgagaacactaataatttatattttaatgtaaaactaaattattgttttaatttaaattattgttttaactaagttactgttgtaactgcatgtatttctgtattgttatagccaatggctcaaacaataaacacttgacttgacttgaagaatattaatttgttattgactAAGATATAACTGCTTACTAGATACTCCTTGCCATTTACGAATGAAGTGTTAGAAGGTAAAGAATTTTAAAACactgtaatgttctctctgaatgacaTTAGTGTTGTAATATCAAGGTCCAGCGCATTAGAGCTAATATATATAGTTTATGGGTAACTGTtaactttatttctttttctattctCTTTTTCTGTTATTGAATTATATTAGAGAAAattaatgtaaaaaataaatttttaataaCTGGCAGTGAGCAATAGCAGTTTGCCACAGCCGGGATTCAATCCTGTGCAACTGGCGTATACCGAACAACAACCGCTGACTACTCACCTGGGATTTTCAAGCTGAGGTCACACTGGCTGCCGATGTTGGCAACCGATGGGGCTTTGCGGCTTCTCGTGATCGTCTGCTTCATGCGCCCTTCCCCGGTCACCTTCACAGAGAACGGGCTCCCTGCgccagaaaagaaacagaaaggggtgggggggtcagaaagggaaggagagaaggcagTGCAAAGATACTTTCAGCTGTGAAAGGTAAATCAGGGCAGGTGGTAATGGATTTGGGGGCTTTCCTTTTGGCCACCATTCTCAGCAAGGTAGATCCAGGAATCCGCCCCTCCTTGCTC
Coding sequences within it:
- the LOC125424973 gene encoding filamin-A-like, whose product is MSQNRHRIQVKVFYLAQAVNTFRSICAAVELAEGACPSYSPFIANFPWSPLGYGGLSLSIEGPSKVDINTEDLEDGTCKVTYCPTEPGNYIINIKFADQHVPGSPFSVKVTGEGRMKQTITRSRKAPSVANIGSQCDLSLKIPEINIRDMTAQVTSPSGKSHDAEILEAENNTYCIRFVPTETGIHSVSVKYKGQHVPGSPFQFTVGPLGEGGAHKVRAGGPGLERAEAGVPGVLSQG